In Stenotrophomonas bentonitica, the genomic stretch CCTGCTGGCACAGGCTCCAGCCTTCGCTCATCCAGAAGCCGGGCTCGCGGTATCCACCGGCTTCGACGAAGCGGCGGAACTCGGCGTTGCTGACCGGGCGCTGCGCCAGTGCATGTGCCGGCACCAGCACGCGGTGCACCGGCGATTCGTTGTCGTAGGCAAATGCGGCGTTGGCCGGCCATGCCGGCGCGCCGATCTCGATGATCTGCTCGGGGCTGTGGATCCATTCCAGCGGCGCAGCGACGCCGGGCCGGCTGACCAGATCGTCGCGGTAGGCCGGCTGCAGCGGGTTGCACCACAGCGCGTGCTTGATGTCGGTGAGCAGCAGCTCCTGGTGCTGCTGTTCGTGGTGCAGGCCCAGTTCCAGTTGCCGCAGTGCCTGCGGGTCGAGCGCGTCGGCCTGCAGCAGTTCGATCACACGCTGGTCGACACGGCTGCGGAACTGCAGCACTTCCTCCAGCGAGGGCCGCGACAGCAGGCCACGCTGCGGCCGCGCATGCGCCGGGCCGATGCTCTGGTAGTAGCTGTTGAACAGGTAGTGCCAGTCGGCGTTGAACGGGGCGTGGTCCGGCTGGGTGCCGAGCACGAAGCGTTCGAAGAACCAGGTGGTGTGGGCCAGGTGCCACTTGGTGGGACTGGCGTCGGGCATGCTCTGCACCATCGCGTCTTCGGCGCTGAGCGGGGCGGCCAGGGCGACGCTGCGGGCGCGCACACTGGCGTAGCGGACGGCCAGCGCGTCGGAGACGCGGGTGGCAGGCGAAGACGGGGCAGCGACAGCGTTCATCCATCCGAGGATCGGCGAGCCCGGGTGAGCACGGTGTCACGGCACGGGGTCTGCCGTATGACCGGTTCACATTGAATGGGGGCTCAGGGAAAGGCGTCGAGGTAGAACCAGCGCCCGTCCAGGCGCACGAAGCGGCTGTGTTCCTGCATTTTGACCGCACTGCCGCCGCCGATCCGGTAGCGCGCGGTGAACCGGACCTGGGCGTGGTCGGGGTCGCCCTTGCTGTGCTCGTGCACGGTCAGCCCCAGCCAGCGCGTGCGCTGCCCGGCGGGCTCGTCCAGCGACAGGGTTTCGGGACGGGTGTCGGGGTGCCAGCTGGCCAGCAGGTACTCGGGCAACTGCTTCACGTAGGCGCTGTAACGCGAGCGCATCAACGCCTCGGCGTCGGGCGCCGCCTCGCCGGCATGGAAACGGCCGCAGCAGGCGGCGTAGGGGTGCGGAAGGCCGCAGGGGCACGGATCGGAAGGGCTCATGCGGGCATTGTCGCCCGAGCGGGCGTATGCTGGCGCGCTTTCCGCCGTGATGTACTGCCGTGTTCGAGCTGGTACCCCCTGAGTTGTTGTGGTTGGTGGCGATTGCCTTCATTGCCGGTCTGGTCGATGCCGCCGTGGGTGGCGGCGGCCTGGTGCAGTTGCCGGGGCTGTTCACGGTGCTGCCGCAGCAGACGCCGGCCATGCTGTTTGGTACCAACAAGTTCAGTTCGATGTTCGGCACCGCCGCGGCGGCATTCCGTTACGCGCGCAATGTGCGCTTCCCGTGGCGGCCGGTGCTGTTCGCAGCGGGCACGGCATTCGTGTTCTCTTTCGCCGGGGCCACCGCGGTCAGCCTGCTGCCCAAGGACGCGGTGCGGCCGCTGGTGCTGGTGCTGCTGGTGGCGATGCTCGGCTACACGCTGTGGAAGAAGGACTTCGGTGCGCTGCACCGGCCGCGCGAGATCGGCCGCAGGGAACTGACCATCGCGCTGGCGATCGGTGCAGTGATCGGCTTCTACGACGGCTTCTTCGGGCCCGGCACCGGCAGCTTCCTGATCTTCCTGTTCGTGCGCTTCTTCGGGCTGGACTTCCTGCGCGCCTCGGCGGCGTCGAAGGTGGTAAACCTGGCCACCAACGTGGCCGCGATCTCGTTCTTCGTGCCCACCGGCAACATCCTGTGGCTGTTCGCGATCCCGATGGCCGCGGCCAACATCACCGGTTCGGTGGTCGGCACGCGGTTGGCGCTGCGCGGCGGTACGCCGTTCATCCGCAAACTGTTCGTCGGCCTGGTCGTGGTGCTGATCGCACGGATGGCCTGGGATACGTTCGCGGGATGAGCGGCCCGGCGCGGGTCAGGCCTCGGCTTCTTCGGCCTGGCGGGTCCGCTCCGGCAGCTTGAGCCGCTTGCCCTCTTCGTCGTACTCGATCAGCAGCACGCCGGAGTCGTGGCGGCCGCTGATCTCGACGAAGCAGGCGCCGCCAATGAACGGTTCGAGCGTCATCACCGACTTCAACGGCGTGGCGACGACCATCTGGAAACCGAAGTTCTCGAAGATGTTCATGGCCAGCGCGGTGAACTCGTTGTCGGCCTTGTCGAAGGCTTCGTCGAGCACCACGGCCGCGTAGCTGGGCAGCTGGCTGTCGGCCCCGCCCAGCTGGTAACGCAGCGCCGCGGCCAGGCAGGTGGTGGCCAGCTTCTGGCGCTGGCCGCCCGACTTGCCGGCACCGCTGCGGTAGATTTCGACCTGCTGGCGGGTGGCGGCGTCCAGTTCGACACCGATGAACTCGACATGCAGGCGCACGTCCAGCACGTTCTCGCGCCAGCGCT encodes the following:
- the egtB gene encoding ergothioneine biosynthesis protein EgtB, giving the protein MNAVAAPSSPATRVSDALAVRYASVRARSVALAAPLSAEDAMVQSMPDASPTKWHLAHTTWFFERFVLGTQPDHAPFNADWHYLFNSYYQSIGPAHARPQRGLLSRPSLEEVLQFRSRVDQRVIELLQADALDPQALRQLELGLHHEQQHQELLLTDIKHALWCNPLQPAYRDDLVSRPGVAAPLEWIHSPEQIIEIGAPAWPANAAFAYDNESPVHRVLVPAHALAQRPVSNAEFRRFVEAGGYREPGFWMSEGWSLCQQEHWQHPLYWDDALAREFTLAGWRAIDPDAPVCHLSYFEADAYARWAGARLPTEFEWEAAAAGQGTAGNFADDDRLHPSAPAHEGPAGRHQQLFGDVWEWTSSAYGAYPGFRTFEGNLGEYNGKFMCGQWVLRGGSCATPADHVRPSYRNFFAPSARWQFAGLRLAKDAA
- a CDS encoding YchJ family metal-binding protein, whose amino-acid sequence is MSPSDPCPCGLPHPYAACCGRFHAGEAAPDAEALMRSRYSAYVKQLPEYLLASWHPDTRPETLSLDEPAGQRTRWLGLTVHEHSKGDPDHAQVRFTARYRIGGGSAVKMQEHSRFVRLDGRWFYLDAFP
- a CDS encoding sulfite exporter TauE/SafE family protein translates to MFELVPPELLWLVAIAFIAGLVDAAVGGGGLVQLPGLFTVLPQQTPAMLFGTNKFSSMFGTAAAAFRYARNVRFPWRPVLFAAGTAFVFSFAGATAVSLLPKDAVRPLVLVLLVAMLGYTLWKKDFGALHRPREIGRRELTIALAIGAVIGFYDGFFGPGTGSFLIFLFVRFFGLDFLRASAASKVVNLATNVAAISFFVPTGNILWLFAIPMAAANITGSVVGTRLALRGGTPFIRKLFVGLVVVLIARMAWDTFAG